TTTGGATTACCTGGATTGAAACATAACACACACCCAAACGAACAGTGCACAAGGGTTTGAGGAAACCTAAAACACCTTAGCACCCCTAGTGGTAAGGAAGAAAACTGcccacaaaattattattaacgGGCTCATGTCTGTTGGCTcgtgagatccactttcctgcagagtttagctgcaACTTTGATCAAGCTCAcccacctgtgattttctaatgatcctgaagactttgattagcatgctcaggtgtgtttgattaaggttagAACTAAACTCTCCAGGAAAGTGGATCCCATGAGCCAGATTTTAGGATCCCTCACCTATATGAAACAACAGGTTCTGAAAAGGTTTCTTTTAGTTTGAGCCATTCCAGTTCAACTGAGTGACTAAAGAATGGCCAGTCAATGTTGTTTGCATTCTCCTGGTTGCATTACAGGGCTGGCTACACCAAACCTGCATGGGcccaaaggtacaaaagttTCTCTGGGCCCGAATGGGCTGGCCCACACTGGGCCATCATTGGATTAATGTGGACAGTCCGCTATGGGCCTGTTTAGGTTTGGTGTTGGCACTGTGCCCGCAAAAAGCCAGCATGGGCCCCACAGGAACATGTTTGTGGGGATGGCTACACATAGATGCCAGAGCTGTGTGAGATCACTACCATCCTGCTTTTATGGGGGTGGgtagggtgtttttttttctcactcaCTTGTTTAATGTCTataggtttttaacattctaaaagctctttattcCAAAGATATACTACAAGATAGTCATTGTATTCAGTAGGCGTAATGTACTGTAAGTTGCTTCAGAGGCATAAGGTATTGCAAGTATTacatacaacaataataaaacagtgcattgacataaaaaaaggaaatttacttttggtacttaagtacttttaaaagcaagtacttctgtacttttacttaagtaaaaatctgtctttaaaactttcacttgtaatggagtattatttgaccagcagtatctactttcactcaagtaatggaattgtgtactttgtccaccTCTGGATATGTATTGCATAAGATATGGCAGAAACATAAGTCCCAATCCAATACACCAAATACAGGGACAagtttaaatgtgtaaatacagGCGGAGCTCTGACATGACTGGAGTTCAGtgagagattcagagaaactTGATGAAGAACAATACAGACACCTGAAACTATCAGTCGTTGATCGACTATTAACCTTTAAACAACAGACTCGCAGGTAAGTGATAAATACAAGACAAATTGTCCTAAGCAGGTTTCTAATGGAATCATTCTGGTTTAGTCAGGTTTGTCaaactggaataaattgaaTAGTAACAGGTTAAAGCATGTCAAATACTGAGGTGTTTACTGCACTGAAATAACATCAGAATTGTATTAACAGTATATCATTTTATTGGTTGTGAAGCAAAGTTTGGTGTTTCTGTCATTTTGCTATGCAAAAAAGACTAAAAGAAAGAGGAAGTAAATGACCTACAGACAGACCAAACACAAACCCTGCAATATAGGTGAGCATCTACATAAAATGTGCACAAGATTAAAATTATGCTTGGTCATGCAATATCTGCATCTGTATCAATATGTTTTAGAAGGATAAGAGGGAAGCAAATTTAAGTAAAATGTGAGAAAAGAGATCAATTGTACCTTTCTTTCAATATAAACAACAGTTCCGATAGATCAGTTTAATGATTCATTCTATTAAGGAACATTTCACCCACAAAATAAAGTCACTGTTTCCCTCTCTGCCAGTGCTTGCATGAGATGACACACATTCTTTCACACTCTTATCTTCACGGTTTAATATACACCCAGTGACCAAAATACACTCATTATTACAAAAAGAATATGGGCTTATGTTTAAGTGGTCATAATTTATACTGTGaaatgcaatgttttgttttttatttcttgaaAAGCTTTGAAGTAGGAACGAGCAATGGCAGAATCATCCCCAATTTCACTGAAAAGAAGAGAAAGGAGATGGAGTATAAATAGTCCTCCGTGTAAGTCaatgaacaaaagaaaaatgaattaGTGCATGAATGACTCTTTTCTCATATGGGAAAaattatatagcctactatattatataatacctgctcagcttttattttgaatattttttacagttaagactattaaataacacaaatgaaagCTTTTTAAATAGTAACAAAGGCGTGCCCGACACACTAACTGTTTTCCTTTACCATCTGATGCAACACATTTTCTACCAAAAATATCAAGTATTTGAGCAGATGCCTTTACATCAAATGGATTTTAATGGATCACAAGAAACACAAATTCAGTCAGGTGTGTTCTAACTAGCATATGTGATTTATCTTCATAATTTTTCTTTCTAGTCATGTCATCCTCCTGTGGTCCACTGACTGAGGAGCTTCAGTGCTCTATATGTCTGGATGTGTTCACTGATCCAGTCAGCACTCCATGTGGACACAACTTCTGCAAGACCTGTCTGAATAAGTGCTGGGACAACAGCCAGACCTGCAACTGTCCATACTGTAAAGAAACATTCAACCAAAGACCTGATCTCAAGATTAATACCACACTCCGAGAGATCGTAGatcactataaaaataaaagtactgagaaaaaaactgaagttcTGTGTGATTTCTGTGAGGAAAGAAAGCTGCAAGCCCTGAAGTCGTGTCTGGTGTGTCAGAGCTCTTACTGTGAAACTCACCTGCAGCCTCATTTGAGAGTGGCAGGTTTAAAGAAACACAAACTGATGGAGCCTGTGAGTAATCTGGAGGACTATATATGTCAGAAACATGAGAGACCTCTGGAGCTGTTCTGTAGAGATGATCAgacatgtgtgtgtctgtcctGCACTGAAGGAGATCACAAAAACCACAACACTGTTCCTCTAGAAGAAGTGAGTACTAAGTGCtatcaatgttaaaataatacttcacttataaattaaaattatatcattatttactcacccccatgtcattctATCAATCAAATTTTCTCTGTTAGACCGAGTTGATGATCCAAGACGTGCAGATGATGATCCAAGACAGAGTCAAGAAGATTCAAGACATCAAACACTCAGCAGAAATCAGAAAAGTGAGTGGTTATGGGTGGTTACTTATTGGACACATGAATTGAGATATAAGTAATGTCAGTAACACGAACTGTGTAGCATGCAGATAACACCACTTAAAATTTGTTGATTAAATTGGTTGAGCAGAGAAACACAGAGGAGGAGAAAGCAGCCCGTGTTGAGCTCTTCACTGATCTCATCCGCTCCATTGAGAGATGTCAGACTGAAGTGCTGGAGATGATGGAGGAGCAGCAGAAAGCAGCAGAGAAACAGGAGCAAGAGCTCATTAAAGATCTGGAGCAGGAGATCACTGAGCTAAAGATGAGAAACACTGAGCTAAAGATGAGAAACACTGAGCTGGAGCAGCTCTCACACACTGAAGATCACCTCCACCTCCTACAGGTCAGTGAACATCTCTCTGATCAACGATAATGCATGGCAGCATAACACTCCCCATGCTGAAGGATGTCTCCTCTCTCCTGCTGTAGATTTATTCATCCCTGCGCATCCCTACAAACACCAGGAACTGGTCTGAGATCAGAGTGAACACTCGTGAGAGTCTGGAGACTCTGAGGAGAGCTCTGACTCAACTGCAGGACACTCTGCATGAGAAATTCACACAAACTGGTATGTCTTTATCAAATACAATGTACAGATACAAATATTTATCATCTTTTAATATCAGCATTGAAGAATGAGTCCGATTCAAGCTAAAATAAGAGAAGTATGTGATCATGTGTTTGAGGCTCATAATTTTGTTGATCAGCACCTCACAAATCTTCTTGAAGAGGGCAGGTAATTTTCATCTTTAAATTCAGTCAGTACGATAACATTTTTTGTGAATATATGTAAAATCAAATCAGTTCAGTGGGTCAAtagagatttttaaatgttttacaagaaaatcaAATTGATACACGTTACGAGTTTAAGAGTTAGAGGATAATCAGTGAGCTATGATGATTAGACATACTGGTGAACAACTGGTAACAACAGCAGAAGGCTGACAAATTAAAAACCAAGGCATCTATCAGGAACTACAAATCAGGAAACTAGAACAGATATAATGTAACAAACTAAAGATAAGACTTTTCCAAATTAGAACATCAACCTGACAATAACCTTAAAGCTGGTCTATAAttccacacacaaaaacacctCAAAGATctcatgatgttttattgtcatGTGTCTCTACAGAGCTGAAGTGGATGCAGCAGTATGCAGGTACAGTGTGCTGACTGCTCTATACCAGTTTACATTCATACACCGCTTCATTACTGAAGTACAATCTGATTAAAAACtggattaaatatattttttaaaatatgtattgtgaagttgtcattcatattttttcttctttctttttctttttttctctcagtggATGTGACTCTGGATCCTGATACAGCTCATCCAAACCTCATGCTGTCTGATGATGGAAAACAAGTGAGATATGGAGACACTGAGCAGAAACTAGCAGACAAACCAAAGAGATTTAATAGATGTCCTGCTGTCCTGGGAAAAGAGGGATTCTCCTCAGGGaagttttattttgaggtgCAGGTGAAGGGAAAGTCTAACTGGGATGTAGGAGTGGCCACAGAATATATTAAAAGGAAGGGAGCGATCACACTTGGTCCGAGTAATGGATACTGGGCTGTGTGGCTGAGAAATAGGAATGAATATAAGGCTCACTCTGCTCCTCCCGTTTCTCTGTCTCTGAGAGTGAAGCCGCAGCGGGTCGGTGTGTTTGTGGATTATGAGGAGGGTCGGGTCTCCTTTTATGATGTGGAGTCCAGCTCTCATATCTACTCTTTCACAGGTCAGTCTTTCACTGGGAAACTCTATGCATATTTAAACCCATCCCAAAATAGAGGCGGTTACAATTCAGTCCCACTGATCATCACACCTTTCAATTTCAATATATGATGATTGATTAAAGTTTGGGAGGAGCACATTCAGATAATCATCTTAATTAACACGATagtaatgctgccttcacgtgctatcggaaatttcctatttcccacttatgaagtcgtgattacgagcttgctgtattcaagtgctttaatgtcggaaagaataaaatgcagcatcccattggttgacaatcatataaacattcaccgcatgctatacatgcagttcactgacaattctggaatttcggtcaaatacatgcttatttcactgcttataaaacacacaatatgTTTCGAATGATTGTTCATATCTAGCCTaaaaatacactactttagcgacaagacaaagggatgtagttgttgtgagaacagcattgacagcagcagtggttgttccctccaccatgtttaaagttcatgacccgcccaactcgggaatcaaaattatttccgaaTTTACCAGTAGTAAATATGACTTGAGATGccgttcacgtccaatttccAATTAagaaactcgtatttacgataGGGCTGTCACGATATTAGATTTTTCATATCACGGTTATTGTGGCCATAAGAATTCAAGAAACCGTGGGGGGATatcagtcaaattattttttactttgtttattgAGTTTTTCCTTTTTCACCCAACTAACATAAAGATACTGATAAACACAGGGTACAAGACTCTGGCTTTCTGTCTTCTTTGGAGCTCCTATGAAATAACAAGAGAAAAAATACTGTCAAGTTCAacagtatgatgaataaatattaatggtaacactttacaataagatgtaatttgttaacattagttaatgtattaactaacataaacgaacaatgaacaacacatttattacacattttattaatctttgttaatgttagttaataaaaatacagtcgttcattgttcatgttaacttaCCATGTTACAGCAATGTGGTCACTCAGTTTTTATCGTGTAACTGttaataatagatttgaacAAAGAAATTAAGTGTTACTAAGCACAGGCCATAttgattgcaaatacaaaaataagacgagtaaagaaaacgcggtacttattaaaataatcacccttaacttaaatatataaacacagaaaacgtctcaggttacatatgtaaccatggttccctgagtagggaacgagacactgcgcactctaggggtcgctatggggaacgccgtcagcgtgacccgtgtctgaagcatatatacaaaaacaccacatgttggccggcgacagcctatgacgtcactaccggcacgaccacagtataaaggggcgCCGGGAAAATACGTCATTCACTTCTTCGTCTGAAGCTTGCGTCCGAAGCATGGCACCgagcctagaggacgcagtgtcttgttccctactcagggaaccatggttatatgtaacctgagacgttccctttcgaggaacttcgaactgcgtcctctaggggtcgctatggggaacggaaTACCCACGCCACCATGCTGAGGGAGTGCAAGCCAGCACAAAAAGGCAAGCACTAAGTATCAACTCTACCCGGCTAAGGGAGTTGCCCCTGGGACGGTTCGACGGCTGTCAGTGACATTATCCCCTTCGGCCAAAAACCTGAGCTGCATACCCCAGAACTTACCTGTTAGGGGCCGGGCCTCCTGGACCCAGGGTAGAGCTCAAAGGCTTGGAATCAGATATAATAGAGATTCCTTTAAGGATACGACCAAGCGCCTAGGATAGTAACTAGGCCTTGGCCTGTCACCCAGGGGCTACTGCTTGCTCTGCATGAGCTCGCTGAAGGAATTGTCTCAACAGATCCTTGGTAGCAACACCCTGTTCAAGTCAGTATCACTGGGGATACATAGGTAGAGTGGGGCCCAAGGTGAAAACCGGGACCTGACCGACTCAAAGAAAGGGCACGAAGCCGCAGCGCGTAACCCATACCATACAGGATTTTAGAAAGATCGCAAAACACTTGGTGTGCGATCTTACCACAACGTGGCTTTCAGaaagtgcacagagactagCGTGCGCACTTACCATAACATGAATTTGAAACACcgttctggagagcggagaacccaactctcatcacgagagggaactcagacgctcagaagggagcggcatgctcataggtgaccctctaaggtgagggagcaatgctagctcgaccaacaacatagctctggaggcggagaacccaactctcagcatgagagggaactcagacgctcagaagggagcggcatgctcataggtgaccctcatggtgagggagcaatgccagctcgacccacaaggagagcatatgggacacagagctctggaggcggagaacccaactctcatcatgagagggaactcaggcGCTCAGAAGgggcggcatgctcataggtgaccctctaaggtgagggagcaatgctagctcgaccaacaacatagctctggaggcggagaacccaactctcagcatgagagggaactcagacgctcagaagggagtggcatgctcataggtgacccttaTGGtaaggggagcaatgctagctcgaccaacaacatagctctggagagcggagaacccaactctcagcatgagagggaactcagacgctcagaagggagcggcatgctcataggtgaccctcagctcgacccacaaggagagctcgacccacaaggagagcatatgggacacagagctctaggggagcggagaacccaactctcagcatgagagggaactcccaacaaggagagcaaccCAACAGGGAGGCATAGAGAGACCCAACAACCTGAGGCTGCTGATGAcagagctctggagagcggagaactcaactctcagcatgagaggaatctcagacgctcagatgggagcagcataatcataggtgaccctcaatggtgaggggagcgatgctagctcgaccaacaacatagctctggagagcggagaactcaactctcagcatgagaggaatctcagacgctcagatgggagcagcatgctcataggtgaccctcaatagtgaggggagcaatgccagcTCATACTTAAACCCTAGCAGGGGAGACACACACTCTAGGCAAGGGCTCAGGGAGATTGCTACTTAAAAACCCTGGGAAGGGGAGCAGTCCCTAAGCTAGTACATATATATCCTCAGATAGCTATGCACCTTCTCAAACTaaagaaactgaagtaaaaagaccCGCAGGCCCTGGAACTGCAGTGTTGCCAGTGTGGAACACATAAATACCAGTAAACAGTAGAACTGGATCGTACTCACCCATCCATGGTTCCTGCGCATGAGGATCAGTCCCGGAGGCGAAATCCGAAGAGTCGGGTCCGGACCATCAGTAAGGTAGTTTCTATGAAACATAGAACTTCACCAAAACATCATAAGTCCAGCATAGAGACTGCAATGATTTTAAAGCGCAGGTTTCTATCTTGGTCCCCACCCAACCTCGGTCAGGTGGAATAAAAACGGTGGTTGCAGGGGAATTAGAGAGGGGAAGATAAGGGCAGATGACAGGCCCCCCGAGGAAAGGGAGTAGATGTTTCAATTCTTACTCTGGTCCGGACGAGAGCGTTGAGAACGCTTCGTCTGGATCACCTCCCTCAGGTCTTGCCTACCTCTCTTTGACCCGCGCCTCCCTCTAGCCCTACCCGCAGGCGGGGGAGGGGCACGAGTCGCGACACTAGCCTTCTGTGCCCATCTCTGATCCCCAGATGGAGATGGGCCAGGACCCCTGCGTTGTTTCCTGAAGGGGCTTAGATGGCAAGGAGGGAGTCTTGAGAGAGGATGTCTCGCCCACAGAGAGATAGCTGGCCAGCGTCTCTTCCACAGGGGGCATCCCCTCATAGCCGTTTTCACACATCCCCTCAATGTTAGCATAACTGGTATGCTGAAACCTATGAATGCGAGAGGAAAAAAGCTTTTTCCATTCCCTCTCAACCTCCGCATGGAGATCAGGAAGAAATGGAAGGCTCACTCGAGCTGGGGGGCTATGGCCAGAAAGATAACGCTCATCGAGACGACCCCGCGGTGCCACCATCTTGGGCCGCTTCCACGGCAAGTCAAGCCTCGCCGTGGCGCGTTCCATAACCTCCAACAGTTCGTCATACGCAGGGCAGGAGGATTGAGAGGGCTCAGTCTCAACTTCTTCGCCCTCAGACATCTCCTGCTCTTCCTGGGCATAACCCAGCAGAGCACTAGCCGCTGGATCAGATGATGTCAGAGAGATCGCATCATCGTCATCCAGCGACTCACTCTCGTTCGCGGCCGACGAGCGCGAGAAGGAAAGCCCCCTCTCTAACTCATGAGCCAGCTCCGCCTGCGAGCCCCACGAGCCCATCCTCCTCCGTGCCTCAGCAGCAGACGGCTGTCCCTCCTTCCtcgaaaagagagacagacgagAGCGGAGCTTTCTCATAGAAAAAAGCTCACAGTGCACGCAGATTGCCCCCTCGAGAACATCACGTGCGTGCTCCTCGGCCAAACAAAAGACGCAAAGATCGTGTGTGTCATCAGGTGTCAAATAACGAGGACACGGATGAACACATCTCTTAAACGCCTTGCTAGTGCTCGCCATAGTAGAAAATCGTTTCTTACCTGTAGAATACACgcttcaaacaaaacagtcactgaagacgaagaagagaatgacgtattttcccggcgcccctttatactgtggtcgtgctggtagtgacgtcataggctgtcgccggccaacatgtggtgtttttgtatatatgcttcagacacggggtcacgctgacggcgttccccatagcgacccctagaggacgcagttcgaagttccctcgaaagggaaCCTCTGTTCACAGGTTAATGTAACATCTCCCATTCtatgactaataaaataattgcaacTTACTCTGTAACTGAAGCAGCTGCACGCGCAGCGTCGTCTTCTTGTTTGACAGGTGTCAGGATTAAGGCGCAATACTGCCACCTGGAGGTCAACCAGGTACTGGTGCTGGATTATTTACATGTGGTGTTATCATAAGActcctgttcattttaaatattgcggTTATCGCCAATACCGGTATATCGTCACACACTAAATTAACACGATATCGATAATTGTTGCGTTGAATATCACGATTATCGTCAATGCCGGTATATCACGATACCCCTAATTTATGAtatttccgatagcacgtgaaggcagcataaatATCTATACAGCCAACTTACCTCTGTCCCATGACAGTTTCCTCACTCccagtaccgtttctaggcataggcgaGCTAGGCGGTCGCCTAGGGCGCCACCAGCTGAaggggcgccaatgagcgcacGTACTAGCACTATATTTTAGCAGGGTTGTGATAAAGAGTGGCACggtcaccctgaaatatgattgccgcccccactggatccccaacatcattgggctagagtactgtcaatctgacaatgcctgtatgccattggatcagagtGCTCTGAACTGTTGCCTGATTGTTGCATGCTTGCATTTGGAGCGCTCATCAAcgccattagatcaatgggctctgtcagtgctttggcaaggtttttttcttttttttttgccatgcaataaagctaagttcaaaggccaatttaaaatattggcacagtaaataaagtgcacaaaatcagtattttgcgTCAAATtggctagaaacggccctgCCTAACGCcggtttcacaccgcaagcgtgagcaGCGCATATTTTTTTCGGCgcccatgttaacaaatgagtgtATTCACACCGGGAGCAGGAGCGTTGCGTGAGCGTCAAGCAGGAGCGTTGCGTGAGCAGCGCTGCAGCGATGGTTTCTGAgccgagtctatttttgctgcgccgctcacgctcaattaaagtgacagcgcaCTTTTgatgaacaaaataaatatttcacacaaaatgtgctaaaaatgcacagaataagcATGTCTAGTGTGTTTTAAGATGAATTGGAGTAtgtcaggaaagaaaatgaacaatcaaaaatatgtatagaagatttacccattttaacttgtttttcatttttaattgccatAAGCAAATTATAACAAAGCATTTTATCAAACTCACAACGAACAATTCATCTTGCTCAGGATCTTAAGTCACAATGGAGTAGGCtatatacagtaggcctacataagaaattcattattaattcattattgacagcttctataagaaatggagattatgggtaaaagtatatataaaaaacaaaacaaaacaaaaaacagtacaaacagtactttctatatttgagtgtgactgaaacaacatgataggagctgtttttgttgttgaccATTTACAGGCGAATCCCCAAGACTTCAAAACTTTCAAGTTTATAACTGACcaacttctaaaaacaaatttatagttgtctttgtaaagaaatatgtcGCTTTGGAGCCGCTGCTGCGACGCTGAACAAATGCTTCCAGTGTGAATACTCTGGCGAgtctgcagctgcagtgacgctgTAGTTACGCTGACGCGCTGAGTTCTTTGGGTTCAGGTTACATTCAGAGCTCGGAGCCTTATATGCTAGCTCAATCTGATTATATGCAAGTGCGAACTCGTGAAATAAATTTACACCcctaatttgaaataaaaggtgaaaaatattgatttttatcattaaaatttctgaaaaaaaagtgttgccATACTTTcatcatttgtttttcattgttaaaaCGTACATAACCACATATTcaattgtgaaaaataatgcttgtataataagttattttttttcaatgtatcTTAATTATTCGTGCCATTTTTCCCCATCAACATGTGACAAAGTGAGACTGCCTGTTAAATGTTTACATCAAAATAAACCAAACTATGGTATTGATAAGCTGTTGTATCCGTTTCTATCATCTTCCTTACAAAAGGTTCTGTGATATTACTGTGGTACCTAAGATGGTAATACCTTGATTTAAGTAACAGAACTGATTTCTATAAATCACATACCACATAATGTACATGCTacttaaatgtacaaaaaaaaaaaaaaaatacattgataTTGTGATCATGATGCTGTCAAAAGTTTAATTTTACCATTAGAACAGAACAAATTAGAAGCTAGTACACTACGTTTTTGTGCTTCAAACAAAGCAAGGCAGTTTTGACTGAAGATGTTTTAAAGGAAGAGCagcattctgtcatcattcactcatcTTCCTGTCATTCTGAACCTGCGTGATTGTCTTCTCTTCAGATTCAAATTCTTCAGATATTCTGATTTAAATACAACTAAAGAAAGTTTGTCTAGACaaactttaggttggcttgagaaagcctagccAGAAAGTTTAAAGCAGCTGTAAAAGCTTGAAAACTTAGATAAATTAGaaaattagcatgttgctaacattaG
This portion of the Onychostoma macrolepis isolate SWU-2019 chromosome 19, ASM1243209v1, whole genome shotgun sequence genome encodes:
- the LOC131525164 gene encoding zinc finger protein RFP-like, producing MAESSPISLKRRERRWSINSPPFMSSSCGPLTEELQCSICLDVFTDPVSTPCGHNFCKTCLNKCWDNSQTCNCPYCKETFNQRPDLKINTTLREIVDHYKNKSTEKKTEVLCDFCEERKLQALKSCLVCQSSYCETHLQPHLRVAGLKKHKLMEPVSNLEDYICQKHERPLELFCRDDQTCVCLSCTEGDHKNHNTVPLEETELMIQDVQMMIQDRVKKIQDIKHSAEIRKRNTEEEKAARVELFTDLIRSIERCQTEVLEMMEEQQKAAEKQEQELIKDLEQEITELKMRNTELKMRNTELEQLSHTEDHLHLLQIYSSLRIPTNTRNWSEIRVNTRESLETLRRALTQLQDTLHEKFTQTELKWMQQYAVDVTLDPDTAHPNLMLSDDGKQVRYGDTEQKLADKPKRFNRCPAVLGKEGFSSGKFYFEVQVKGKSNWDVGVATEYIKRKGAITLGPSNGYWAVWLRNRNEYKAHSAPPVSLSLRVKPQRVGVFVDYEEGRVSFYDVESSSHIYSFTGQSFTGKLYAYLNPSQNRGGYNSVPLIITPFNFNI